In Mycobacterium branderi, the DNA window TGGCGACCATGTTCTGCATGACCGGGTCACCGATCCGCGTCAGCTTGCGCTGCAGCAACTCGATGAAGTTGGGCATCCATTCCGCGCCGGAGCGGGTCAGCACCGGTTCCACCTCGGGCGCCAGCAGCAACACGCGGCCCCGGACCGGGTCGTCGACCATCAGCGCCACGAACTGCTCGACGGCCTCACGAGGAGTGCTCGCCGACGTCAGCGTCGACATCGCCCGGGTGCAGACGTCGTCATAGACCGCGCGCACGAATTCGTCACGGTCAGTGAAGCTTTCGTAGAAATAGCGTTCGGTCAGACCGGCCT includes these proteins:
- a CDS encoding TetR/AcrR family transcriptional regulator, whose amino-acid sequence is MSSGQRRGRWSGVPLEDRQALRRDKLVAAGVQLLGGEGGPAVTVRAVCREAGLTERYFYESFTDRDEFVRAVYDDVCTRAMSTLTSASTPREAVEQFVALMVDDPVRGRVLLLAPEVEPVLTRSGAEWMPNFIELLQRKLTRIGDPVMQNMVATSLIGGLTALFTAYLDGRLAATRKQFIDYCVDMLLSRATV